From Methanobacterium congolense, one genomic window encodes:
- a CDS encoding TIGR04165 family Cys-rich peptide: MKINLTEKCPKCGCQDKTIERKIQDEHLAFATTGTVVCSKCGYVFNTPEESEETDESEE; this comes from the coding sequence ATGAAGATCAACCTAACAGAAAAATGTCCAAAGTGTGGATGTCAGGATAAAACAATTGAAAGAAAAATACAGGATGAACACCTTGCTTTCGCCACCACAGGAACCGTTGTATGCTCAAAATGTGGTTACGTCTTTAATACACCAGAAGAAAGTGAAGAAACTGATGAAAGTGAAGAATGA
- a CDS encoding 4Fe-4S binding protein, which translates to MMVKEWCMYCGECAGVCPRSLIEVRETSLIFNEEGCKDCQICVQVCPVQALSKEE; encoded by the coding sequence ATGATGGTTAAGGAATGGTGCATGTACTGCGGGGAATGTGCCGGCGTATGTCCCCGATCACTTATAGAAGTCAGGGAAACAAGTTTAATATTCAACGAAGAAGGATGTAAAGACTGCCAGATATGCGTACAGGTATGTCCTGTGCAGGCTTTAAGCAAAGAGGAATGA
- a CDS encoding flavin reductase family protein, with the protein MKRSIGAKTIVYPTPVFIVGTYDKAGKPDIMAAAWGGISCSNPPCVSISLQKHRYTYENILEREAFTVSIPSEEHVMEADYSGIVSGRNADKFEKAGLTPVKSELVDAPYVGEFPMVLECKLVHKADLGMHVQLNGEIIDVKVDESVLDPDGNPDIKKVKPFLYDPAGRAYYSIGKYLAKAFNVGKEIK; encoded by the coding sequence ATGAAAAGATCCATAGGAGCAAAAACAATAGTTTACCCAACACCAGTATTCATAGTTGGGACCTACGACAAAGCTGGAAAACCTGATATAATGGCAGCAGCATGGGGAGGTATATCCTGTTCAAACCCACCATGTGTCTCAATTTCACTCCAGAAACACAGATACACCTACGAGAACATCCTTGAAAGGGAGGCCTTCACGGTAAGTATACCCTCAGAGGAACATGTCATGGAGGCAGACTACTCAGGAATCGTATCTGGAAGAAACGCAGATAAATTCGAAAAAGCAGGCTTAACCCCTGTTAAAAGTGAACTGGTGGATGCGCCATACGTTGGGGAGTTTCCAATGGTTCTCGAATGCAAACTGGTTCACAAAGCAGATCTTGGGATGCACGTCCAGCTGAACGGTGAGATAATAGATGTTAAAGTGGATGAATCTGTTCTAGATCCAGATGGAAATCCAGACATAAAAAAGGTAAAACCATTCCTATACGACCCCGCAGGCAGGGCATACTACTCAATAGGAAAATATCTTGCAAAAGCATTTAATGTGGGCAAAGAGATTAAATGA
- a CDS encoding nitroreductase family protein produces MKFMDLIKGRYSVRRYESKPVEGEKLEKILEAVRVAPTAANKQPFKFIVVNTEGREEELKTIYGAEWFTQAPLVICGCAVPEEGWVRRDGKNYSEVDVTIAMDHLILEATNLGLGTCWIAAFNADAARKVLNLPEGVEPVLFTTLGYPADEPQPKTRKELSQIVHYEHW; encoded by the coding sequence ATGAAATTTATGGATTTAATTAAGGGAAGGTACAGTGTGCGCAGATATGAATCTAAACCTGTTGAAGGAGAAAAACTGGAAAAAATCCTGGAAGCTGTGCGTGTTGCACCAACTGCAGCCAACAAACAGCCCTTCAAATTCATAGTTGTGAATACTGAGGGAAGAGAAGAGGAACTGAAGACGATCTATGGTGCAGAGTGGTTCACTCAGGCACCCCTAGTTATCTGCGGATGTGCAGTGCCTGAGGAAGGATGGGTTCGTCGTGATGGTAAAAACTACAGTGAAGTGGATGTTACAATAGCCATGGATCACCTGATACTTGAAGCAACAAATTTAGGACTTGGAACCTGCTGGATAGCAGCTTTCAATGCAGATGCAGCTCGAAAGGTACTGAATTTACCTGAAGGTGTTGAACCAGTTTTATTCACAACTCTGGGTTATCCTGCTGATGAGCCACAACCTAAAACACGTAAAGAGCTGTCCCAGATTGTACATTACGAGCACTGGTAG
- the heR gene encoding heliorhodopsin HeR, protein MDNDERREIISKSPISFEGLRKLNMGAGSLHLIQGILMIALGILLTWNRDIYTFYLKFQVIPPNVFKVAPDPTVAFTVGYLGVILASFLLISAAAHFIIAFLRNKEYNENLKKGMNPYRWYEYALSSSIMIVILATFVGVWDLWSLVMIFILNAMMIMFGYLMEKINQYPKKTDWSPYILGCVSGLTPWIVIAAYFVAALGSSATKPPTFVYLTLLIYFIMFNTFSVNMVLQYKGVGKWRDYLYGERVYILLSLIAKTALAWLVFIGVFAPF, encoded by the coding sequence ATGGACAATGATGAAAGAAGGGAAATAATATCCAAGTCTCCAATCAGTTTTGAGGGGCTTCGAAAACTGAATATGGGTGCTGGAAGCCTGCACCTCATCCAGGGAATTTTAATGATTGCTCTGGGCATTCTTTTGACCTGGAACAGGGATATATACACTTTTTACCTGAAGTTTCAGGTTATTCCACCAAACGTGTTCAAGGTTGCACCGGATCCAACTGTTGCATTTACAGTGGGCTACCTAGGAGTTATACTCGCATCGTTTCTACTGATCTCAGCTGCTGCACACTTCATAATCGCATTTTTAAGGAACAAAGAGTACAATGAAAACCTTAAAAAGGGAATGAATCCTTACAGATGGTATGAATACGCCCTTTCAAGTTCCATAATGATTGTAATACTCGCAACATTTGTTGGAGTCTGGGATCTATGGTCTTTGGTGATGATATTCATCTTAAACGCCATGATGATCATGTTCGGTTATCTCATGGAGAAGATCAACCAGTACCCTAAAAAAACAGATTGGTCACCCTACATTCTGGGATGTGTTTCAGGGTTAACACCATGGATAGTGATTGCAGCCTACTTCGTAGCAGCTCTTGGTTCATCAGCAACCAAACCACCAACTTTCGTTTATCTGACGCTTTTAATTTATTTCATAATGTTCAACACGTTCTCAGTGAACATGGTACTTCAGTACAAGGGTGTTGGAAAGTGGAGGGATTACCTCTACGGTGAACGGGTTTACATACTCCTGAGCCTCATAGCAAAGACTGCGCTGGCATGGTTGGTATTTATAGGGGTTTTTGCTCCGTTTTAG
- a CDS encoding UbiA prenyltransferase family protein, with the protein MIKILIKSTRITWASKTVNMYLLALTYAYFTNLTINNPYEILGGLLLVSVLWGALYSLNDLTDLELDRNDVTKKGRAFIENSIEKKWIMLFFGLIIASVFLISFAFMKPVFTLIMALMLLNQVIYTVPPIRLKDTVLAPFASTATNSVLRIASCCVLLDNLFLVPVSVYFFMYMAGLGTYMMYKSKTGQASVVGTVAGVTLIYVLYSGTMNLVQFAVAVLPAFIAGIPLYLSLFIQKDTMMCIADRLYHQVALVFFLICILYIIF; encoded by the coding sequence ATGATAAAAATCCTTATAAAGTCAACCAGAATAACATGGGCATCTAAAACGGTTAATATGTATCTTTTAGCCCTAACTTATGCTTATTTTACAAATTTAACCATAAATAATCCCTACGAAATACTTGGAGGTCTTTTACTGGTATCTGTACTGTGGGGGGCTCTTTACAGCTTAAATGACCTTACAGATCTTGAGTTAGACCGGAACGATGTAACTAAGAAGGGTAGGGCTTTCATAGAAAACAGCATAGAAAAGAAATGGATAATGCTTTTTTTTGGTTTAATAATTGCGTCAGTGTTCCTGATATCATTTGCATTCATGAAACCTGTTTTCACACTCATAATGGCGCTCATGCTTTTAAATCAAGTCATATACACAGTACCTCCAATAAGGCTTAAGGATACAGTCTTAGCTCCATTTGCAAGTACAGCAACCAACTCTGTTTTGAGAATAGCATCCTGTTGTGTACTCCTTGACAACCTTTTCCTGGTTCCAGTGAGTGTTTACTTCTTTATGTACATGGCAGGGTTGGGCACATACATGATGTACAAATCCAAGACTGGTCAGGCGAGTGTTGTTGGAACTGTAGCAGGTGTAACACTCATATATGTCCTTTATTCTGGGACCATGAACCTTGTACAATTTGCAGTTGCAGTTTTACCCGCATTTATTGCAGGAATACCTCTTTATTTATCCCTCTTTATCCAGAAGGACACGATGATGTGCATTGCTGACAGGTTGTATCATCAAGTTGCACTGGTCTTTTTTTTGATATGCATACTTTACATAATCTTTTAA
- a CDS encoding SOUL family heme-binding protein, translating to MVESPEYSVEFEDGTFEIRNYGHYVLAQVDVEGDFDDAIGKGFSILANYIFGANRKHSKINMTAPVSEEEVSSSKGGSEKISMTVPVTGERREENIYRISFTMPKEYGLENLPEPDDDRIKFKEIKNQRALVLKFSGRVKKDMARKKMDEMIKYMDKNGIKSKSNLVVAQYNNPLVPGFLRRNEIIVEI from the coding sequence ATGGTTGAAAGTCCAGAATACTCAGTTGAGTTTGAAGATGGTACCTTCGAAATCAGAAACTATGGGCACTACGTACTGGCACAGGTGGATGTTGAGGGAGATTTTGATGATGCAATTGGGAAAGGATTTTCTATACTTGCAAACTACATCTTTGGAGCCAACAGGAAACATTCTAAAATAAATATGACTGCCCCAGTATCTGAAGAAGAAGTTTCATCATCCAAGGGAGGATCTGAGAAAATCTCCATGACCGTACCAGTTACTGGGGAACGAAGGGAAGAAAATATTTACAGGATATCATTTACAATGCCCAAAGAATATGGGCTTGAAAACCTTCCAGAGCCAGATGATGATAGAATAAAGTTTAAAGAGATTAAAAATCAGCGGGCACTGGTTTTGAAGTTTTCAGGAAGGGTTAAAAAAGATATGGCACGGAAAAAGATGGATGAAATGATTAAATACATGGATAAAAATGGAATAAAGTCTAAATCAAATTTGGTTGTGGCCCAGTACAATAATCCATTGGTTCCAGGCTTTTTGCGAAGGAATGAGATAATAGTTGAAATTTAA
- a CDS encoding glutamate synthase-related protein — protein sequence MVQDSWKVLSKIKNSKENRARCPCPVCPSYSNCGGEVLYCGGGASKCDVEIQGCICNECDIYLEKSLKGNYYCTKDVVGFNHNLMRKRGSSEDPESYTKMVNIKDISSKGRSVVGSMGSTKKLPVSFDYLHFIPAQINRIPLNHDEDVNTCICIGPSSKKPLQLSSPIIISGMSFGAVSMNVKFVIAKTASKLNVGFNSGEGGITEEELEMARSQMVVQYSTGRFGVDKEILKNAAAVEIRFGQGAYPGKGSYLPAEKMNQKIAELRGLEKGESSYSPAHHPDILNPGDLEEKVSRLRKLTDGTPVGAKIGCGDIEGDLEVLVDADVDFVSLDGFGGGTGATDLYVRENVGIPLIAALPRAHKYLEELGVKKDVSILAGGGLRSSADFAKCLALGADAVTIGTAALIAMNCEQYRVCYSGSCPTGVTTQNPELMKQLEVSEGVRKLENYLEISTEEIANLTRITGKENISDLNMDDLTAVTRETAFITGVKCVNGTYVK from the coding sequence ATGGTTCAGGATTCCTGGAAGGTACTTTCAAAGATAAAAAATTCCAAGGAGAACCGGGCCAGATGTCCATGCCCAGTGTGCCCAAGTTATTCAAACTGCGGTGGGGAAGTACTTTACTGTGGCGGGGGGGCCAGTAAGTGTGATGTTGAAATTCAGGGTTGCATATGCAATGAATGTGATATATACCTCGAAAAAAGCCTCAAAGGAAACTATTACTGCACCAAGGATGTTGTTGGATTTAACCATAATCTCATGCGTAAAAGGGGGTCCTCTGAAGACCCTGAGAGTTACACTAAAATGGTTAACATCAAAGATATATCCTCCAAAGGACGTAGTGTGGTGGGTTCAATGGGATCCACGAAAAAACTTCCTGTTTCATTTGATTACCTCCATTTCATCCCTGCACAGATCAATAGAATACCCCTGAATCATGATGAAGATGTTAACACATGTATCTGCATAGGTCCCTCATCAAAGAAACCACTACAACTTTCATCACCCATAATAATTTCAGGGATGAGTTTTGGTGCTGTTTCAATGAACGTTAAGTTTGTAATTGCAAAAACTGCCTCGAAGTTGAATGTAGGATTCAACTCTGGTGAAGGCGGCATAACAGAGGAAGAACTTGAAATGGCACGATCCCAGATGGTTGTTCAGTATTCAACCGGAAGGTTCGGAGTTGATAAAGAAATACTGAAAAATGCTGCGGCAGTTGAAATACGTTTTGGACAGGGAGCTTACCCTGGAAAGGGAAGTTACCTACCTGCAGAGAAAATGAACCAGAAGATAGCAGAACTCAGAGGCCTTGAAAAGGGAGAATCCAGTTATTCACCTGCACACCATCCAGACATACTGAACCCTGGAGACCTTGAAGAGAAGGTTTCACGGCTGCGTAAATTAACTGATGGTACCCCTGTAGGTGCTAAAATTGGATGTGGTGATATTGAAGGGGATCTTGAGGTTCTTGTAGATGCTGATGTTGATTTTGTAAGTCTTGATGGTTTTGGGGGAGGTACTGGTGCAACGGATCTTTACGTCAGGGAGAACGTTGGAATACCACTCATTGCTGCACTTCCAAGGGCACATAAATACCTGGAAGAACTTGGAGTGAAGAAGGATGTTTCAATTCTTGCAGGAGGGGGTCTGCGCAGTTCTGCAGACTTTGCAAAGTGCTTGGCCCTGGGTGCAGATGCAGTTACCATAGGAACTGCTGCACTCATAGCAATGAACTGTGAACAGTACCGTGTGTGTTACAGTGGATCTTGTCCAACAGGAGTTACAACCCAAAATCCAGAACTTATGAAACAGTTGGAGGTTTCTGAGGGGGTTAGAAAACTTGAAAACTATCTGGAGATTTCAACGGAGGAAATAGCTAACCTCACACGTATAACTGGAAAAGAAAATATTTCAGATTTGAATATGGATGACTTAACTGCAGTTACACGTGAAACTGCATTTATAACCGGTGTTAAATGTGTCAACGGTACGTATGTGAAGTGA
- a CDS encoding thiamine pyrophosphate-dependent enzyme: protein MAKYRCTVCNYVYDEEVEDVKFDELPENWRCPVCNSPKSAFVFLCEGETCKEPEKAEGEKKTVSEIMIAQMVEWGVKYVFGLPGTSSLGVVDAIRKNDSIQYVQVRHEQAAALMASAYGKLTGHVAACLTIAGPGATNLATGLYDAKLDHAPVLALTGMVKRQLIGPGSFQEIDQHAFFDPVTVFNKTLMSEDQTTSLTTLAIKHALLDRGVSHIGIPNDVQKKPCKGSVISFKDRMPNQAILQPEVLVKKAAKLINDAKRPVVVAGFGAMGHGDKLLELAEKIHAPITTTFRGKGVIDEYNELYVGSHGTIGSTASAELVQKADLLIVVGSSFSDMTQIPEKKSVQIDIDPLMIARRYPVEAPLLGNSSELLPRILESVERKQRPEYLKEIAALKRSWLDLLEEEADSSTSPLRPQYIIKVLNEKLADDAIISLDVGENGWWFGRNFLMKETQKLLMSGYLATMGFGLPAAITAQLVYPERQVACISGDGGFSMVMGEFMTACKYDLPINLFLMDNRQLGMIMQEQKVENYPNWQTDLHNCDFADYAESCGGVGIKVENPEELPEAVYNALNSDKPVLVNIKTDPRRFI, encoded by the coding sequence ATGGCAAAATATAGGTGTACAGTCTGTAACTACGTATACGACGAGGAAGTTGAGGATGTTAAATTCGATGAACTGCCTGAAAATTGGAGGTGTCCCGTTTGCAACTCTCCAAAAAGTGCATTTGTATTTCTATGTGAAGGTGAAACATGCAAGGAACCTGAAAAAGCAGAGGGTGAAAAGAAAACAGTTTCAGAGATTATGATTGCACAGATGGTGGAATGGGGCGTTAAATACGTCTTTGGACTCCCCGGAACCTCTTCCCTGGGCGTTGTTGATGCAATACGTAAGAATGATAGCATTCAATATGTGCAGGTGAGGCATGAGCAGGCAGCTGCCCTCATGGCATCTGCATACGGCAAGCTCACAGGACATGTTGCCGCATGTCTGACCATTGCAGGTCCTGGTGCAACCAACCTTGCAACTGGTCTTTACGATGCCAAACTGGACCATGCCCCAGTTCTGGCCCTGACAGGTATGGTCAAAAGGCAGCTCATTGGTCCGGGTTCCTTCCAGGAGATAGATCAACATGCATTCTTTGATCCTGTGACTGTTTTCAACAAGACATTGATGTCAGAGGATCAGACCACAAGCCTCACAACCCTTGCAATTAAACATGCACTCCTTGATAGGGGAGTTTCACACATTGGAATACCAAACGATGTTCAGAAAAAACCATGTAAAGGCAGTGTAATCTCATTCAAGGATCGGATGCCCAATCAGGCCATTTTACAGCCAGAGGTTCTTGTGAAAAAAGCTGCGAAGTTGATAAATGATGCAAAAAGACCCGTTGTGGTAGCTGGTTTTGGTGCAATGGGTCATGGTGACAAACTCCTTGAACTGGCTGAGAAGATCCATGCCCCCATAACTACAACCTTCAGGGGAAAGGGAGTGATCGATGAGTACAATGAACTTTACGTTGGAAGCCACGGCACCATAGGTTCAACAGCTTCAGCAGAACTTGTACAGAAAGCAGATCTCCTTATAGTGGTTGGATCCTCCTTCTCAGACATGACACAAATACCCGAGAAAAAAAGCGTCCAGATCGATATAGATCCTCTTATGATAGCCCGAAGATATCCTGTTGAAGCACCGCTCCTCGGAAACAGCTCAGAACTTCTTCCACGCATCTTAGAATCTGTTGAAAGGAAACAAAGACCTGAGTACTTGAAGGAAATTGCTGCTTTGAAGAGATCCTGGCTTGATCTTCTTGAAGAGGAGGCTGATAGTTCAACTTCACCCTTAAGACCCCAGTACATAATAAAGGTTCTGAATGAGAAGCTTGCAGATGATGCCATCATATCCCTGGATGTTGGTGAGAATGGATGGTGGTTCGGCCGTAACTTCCTCATGAAGGAAACCCAAAAACTTCTCATGTCAGGCTACCTCGCTACAATGGGATTTGGACTACCTGCAGCCATAACAGCCCAACTGGTTTACCCTGAAAGGCAGGTTGCATGTATAAGTGGTGACGGTGGTTTTTCAATGGTTATGGGAGAATTCATGACAGCCTGTAAGTACGATCTTCCCATAAACCTGTTCCTGATGGATAACAGGCAGCTTGGAATGATCATGCAGGAGCAGAAGGTTGAGAACTATCCCAACTGGCAGACTGACCTTCACAACTGCGATTTTGCAGATTACGCAGAAAGCTGTGGTGGTGTTGGAATAAAGGTTGAAAATCCTGAAGAACTTCCAGAAGCAGTTTATAATGCTTTAAATTCAGATAAACCTGTTTTAGTCAATATAAAAACTGATCCAAGGAGATTTATTTGA
- a CDS encoding NAD(P)/FAD-dependent oxidoreductase produces the protein MKLIETDVLVIGAGPAGSSTAKHAALNGADVIMIDRKSEIGAPKRCAEGVSKEGLKKLGIEPNPRWIARELSGVRLVAPNGTDVWLNEEKVKLPEAGYILERKVFDKHMAMDAARAGAKIMVKTLARGMRKDGDAYIVSCQRMDEDFEIKAKIIVGADGPESRVGRWGGLKTSLKPKNMESCAQFEMAGLELEDPYSIEFYFGSVSPGGYAWIFPKGDDIANVGLGVLTTETDKTAYQHLLEFVENCPATKNAQAVELNVGGDPVGGMLKHLVADNVLIVGDAAGHVNPLTGGGINTALEAGMYAGEVIAAAIKEGDYSEKRLKEYQDICKENIGDSFVKYAKTKDYLLSVSDEELNKIADAFQEIELDSISTKELIKVLVKVSPKALVKLGKIF, from the coding sequence ATGAAGTTAATTGAGACTGATGTTCTTGTGATAGGTGCAGGTCCAGCTGGTTCATCCACTGCAAAACATGCAGCACTCAACGGTGCTGATGTTATCATGATCGACAGAAAATCAGAGATAGGTGCACCTAAAAGATGCGCAGAGGGTGTTTCCAAGGAAGGGCTTAAAAAACTTGGAATAGAACCTAACCCTCGGTGGATTGCAAGGGAATTAAGTGGTGTGCGTCTTGTAGCACCAAACGGAACAGATGTCTGGTTGAACGAGGAAAAGGTCAAACTCCCAGAGGCAGGTTACATATTAGAGAGGAAGGTCTTCGACAAACACATGGCAATGGATGCAGCACGTGCCGGAGCCAAAATAATGGTCAAAACCCTCGCAAGGGGAATGAGAAAGGATGGAGATGCTTACATCGTGAGCTGTCAACGCATGGATGAGGACTTCGAGATCAAAGCCAAGATCATCGTTGGTGCAGACGGACCTGAATCCCGTGTTGGAAGGTGGGGTGGCCTTAAAACCTCATTAAAGCCAAAAAACATGGAATCCTGTGCTCAGTTTGAAATGGCAGGCCTTGAACTTGAAGATCCATACTCAATAGAGTTCTACTTTGGAAGTGTTTCCCCAGGTGGTTACGCATGGATATTCCCAAAGGGAGATGACATAGCAAACGTTGGACTGGGTGTTTTAACAACCGAAACTGATAAGACTGCTTACCAGCACCTTTTGGAGTTCGTTGAAAACTGCCCAGCAACCAAGAATGCTCAAGCAGTTGAACTGAACGTAGGTGGAGACCCTGTTGGAGGTATGCTCAAGCATCTGGTTGCAGACAACGTACTCATAGTTGGAGATGCTGCAGGTCACGTTAACCCACTTACAGGTGGAGGAATAAACACTGCACTGGAAGCAGGAATGTACGCAGGTGAAGTGATTGCTGCTGCCATTAAAGAAGGAGATTACTCCGAAAAAAGGCTTAAGGAATATCAGGATATCTGCAAAGAAAATATAGGTGATTCATTCGTTAAGTACGCCAAAACCAAGGATTATTTACTATCTGTTTCCGATGAAGAACTGAACAAAATAGCAGATGCCTTCCAGGAAATTGAACTGGACAGTATAAGCACAAAGGAACTAATAAAAGTTCTTGTAAAGGTTTCACCTAAAGCTCTGGTAAAATTAGGGAAAATATTCTGA
- a CDS encoding PAS domain-containing sensor histidine kinase, with translation MDEMDFEAEKVFDLTFNAMPDLITILDKNHKILRVNKAMANRLGVSPEECVGKICFEVVHKSECPIENCPHALLLGDGSEHTSEVREDNLGGFFLVTATPIIDDNGNTVGSVHVARDITQRKIMEDELQKALEDKDVLIKEVHHRVKNNLMIISSMLSLQSRYIKDREVQNIFKECQDRTRSLAIIHEKLYRSEELNRIRIDEYIESLVSSLYHSYTINSNSIKVRVDVESLEFDADTSIPLGLIINELFTNAMKHAFPGERTGQIDVELHSDDDGFKLEVSDKGVGFPEGLDYKNVDSLGLRLVNSLTEQIDGKLELEKGEGTKFIVIFK, from the coding sequence ATGGATGAAATGGATTTTGAAGCTGAAAAAGTATTTGATCTAACTTTTAATGCCATGCCAGACCTTATAACAATTCTTGATAAAAATCATAAGATTTTAAGGGTTAACAAGGCCATGGCAAATCGTCTTGGAGTTTCACCTGAAGAATGTGTTGGTAAGATATGTTTTGAGGTGGTTCACAAAAGTGAATGTCCCATAGAAAACTGTCCCCATGCACTGTTACTGGGAGATGGTTCAGAACACACCTCCGAAGTTAGGGAAGATAATTTAGGAGGATTTTTCCTTGTGACAGCCACACCCATCATCGATGACAATGGAAACACGGTTGGAAGTGTTCATGTTGCAAGGGACATCACACAGCGTAAGATCATGGAGGATGAACTTCAGAAGGCCCTTGAAGATAAGGATGTACTCATTAAAGAGGTGCATCACAGGGTTAAGAACAATCTCATGATCATATCAAGCATGTTAAGTCTCCAATCCCGTTACATAAAAGACAGAGAGGTTCAGAATATTTTTAAGGAATGTCAGGATCGTACCCGGTCCCTTGCAATCATACATGAAAAACTCTACAGATCAGAGGAGCTCAACAGGATAAGGATCGATGAGTACATTGAAAGTCTTGTCTCAAGCCTTTATCACAGTTACACAATTAATTCTAATAGCATTAAAGTCAGAGTGGATGTTGAAAGTCTTGAATTTGATGCGGACACATCCATACCCCTTGGACTCATTATAAACGAACTATTCACCAATGCAATGAAACATGCCTTTCCAGGAGAGAGAACTGGGCAGATAGATGTTGAACTTCATTCAGATGATGATGGATTTAAACTTGAGGTTTCAGATAAGGGAGTTGGCTTCCCTGAGGGTTTAGACTACAAAAATGTTGATTCTTTAGGTTTAAGACTTGTAAATAGTTTAACAGAACAGATAGATGGTAAGCTTGAGCTTGAAAAGGGTGAAGGTACTAAATTCATCGTGATATTCAAGTAG